A portion of the Lolium rigidum isolate FL_2022 chromosome 1, APGP_CSIRO_Lrig_0.1, whole genome shotgun sequence genome contains these proteins:
- the LOC124676229 gene encoding aspartyl protease family protein At5g10770-like has protein sequence MVSTQRRPAEHYLLALFVLLLCGGALAASPARYLSVSIDTVISSKAQLNCYDPDTTIPASSGNRLAIHPACSGGSEKAWRQRDILVHDNARLSTVLQRSTSSVITPVSFAPASAPAEAPSATIPDRPGTYLDTLEFVVIVGFGTPAQSSAIIFDTGSDVSWIQCQPCTGHCYQQHDPLFDPSKSSTYSVVPCGTPACSVAGGNCNGTTCLYTVHYGDGSSTSGALSQETLTFTSARTFSGFTFGCGTTNLGDFGEVDGLLGLGRGHFSLPSQTTSSFGGSFSYCMPSFNTTPGYLTIGSTPVTGKVQFKFTMKGNKPAPAFDILDTCYDFSGQSAIFIPAVSLIFSDGGVFDLNFYGILIFPDDTQPAIGCLAFVGNPDGAPLSIIGNTQQRSTEVIYDVGAERIGFVPFSC, from the exons ATGGTGTCGACCCAACGACGGCCAGCGGAGCACTACTTGTTGGCCCTGTTTGTTCTTCTCCTCTGCGGCGGCGCtctggcggcctcgccggcgcgcTACCTCTCCGTCAGCATCGATACCGTCATCAGCTCTAAGGCCCAACTCAACTGCTATGACCCGGACACTACGATTCCAG CGTCCTCTGGCAATAGGCTCGCCATCCATCCGGCTTGCTCCGGCGGGTCGGAGAAGGCGTGGCGCCAGCGCGACATCCTCGTCCACGACAATGCCCGGCTAAGCACTGTACTCCAGAGGTCGACCTCTTCAGTCATCACTCCGGTTTCATTCGCACCGGCTTCAGCACCAGCAGAGGCGCCATCCGCGACAATCCCAGATCGGCCGGGGACCTATCTGGACACGCTGGAgttcgtcgtcatcgtcggctTCGGCACCCCTGCTCAGTCCTCCGCTATCATCTTCGACACTGGCAGCGACGTGTCGTGGATCCAGTGCCAGCCCTGCACGGGCCACTGCTACCAGCAGCACGACCCGCTCTTCGACCCCTCCAAGTCCTCAACCTATAGCGTCGTGCCCTGCGGGACGCCGGCGTGCTCAGTTGCCGGTGGAAACTGCAACGGCACCACCTGCCTCTACACCGTTCACTACGGCGACGGCTCGTCCACCTCCGGCGCGCTCTCTCAGGAGACGCTAACATTCACCTCCGCGCGCACCTTCTCCGGCTTCACGTTCGGGTGCGGCACTACCAACCTCGGCGACTTCGGTGAAGTCGACGGGCTGCTGGGTCTCGGCCGGGGCCATTTCTCGTTGCCCTCACAAACCACTTCGTCATTTGGAGGCTCCTTCTCCTACTGCATGCCGTCTTTCAACACCACGCCCGGGTACCTCACCATTGGCTCCACTCCGGTCACCGGCAAGGTCCA GTTCAAGTTCACCATGAAGGGGAACAAGCCGGCGCCGGCTTTTGACATCCTCGACACCTGCTATGACTTCTCCGGCCAGAGCGCCATCTTCATACCGGCGGTGTCGCTCATTTTTAGCGACGGCGGCGTGTTCGACCTCAACTTCTACGGGATCCTAATTTTCCCGGACGACACCCAGCCAGCCATCGGGTGCCTCGCCTTCGTCGGGAACCCCGATGGTGCGCCCCTCTCCATCATCGGCAACACGCAACAGCGGTCGACAGAGGTGATCTATGACGTTGGCGCGGAGAGGATCGGTTTTGTTCCCTTCAGTTGCTGA